In a genomic window of Saccharomyces paradoxus chromosome X, complete sequence:
- the ENT3 gene encoding Ent3p (Protein containing an N-terminal epsin-like domain~similar to YJR125C), translated as MSLEDTLANMSLYDAKKYFRKAQNVVFNYTEMEGKVREATNNEPWGASSTLMDQISQGTYNFREREEILSMIFRRFTEKAGSEWRQIYKALQLLDYLIKHGSERFIDDTRNSINLIRILETFHYIDSQGRDQGINVRTRVKALIELLSDDNKIRAERKRARETARKYKGVAGGSASADGSLNSKAGFTSTKVHGISVSADFDSDNEDNEDGSFRGNGYNDNGSRATSAPEQVKQEPEDFVDFFSNDSSQPSKELIQENDKNANEEENDDDEFSEFQSAVPVTNPANSFDLLNTNPIGAVPATASSMSFYNSSTTNQSKITPAIAEPKKVDPFSSLFSTAKASSEAPSTPKASQANVPASNPVSNSTTALSTDQDDDDEFGEMHGGAVQQEPNTTNNDKSSKEVDLLSF; from the coding sequence ATGAGTTTAGAGGATACATTAGCCAATATGTCACTGTATGATGccaagaaatatttccGTAAAGCTCAAAATGTTGTATTCAACTATACTGAGATGGAGGGGAAGGTTCGTGAAGCGACCAACAACGAGCCTTGGGGTGCATCATCCACTTTGATGGACCAGATTTCTCAGGGCACTTACAATTTcagagaaagagaagaaattttgtCCATGATATTCAGAAGGTTCACCGAAAAGGCAGGTAGCGAATGGAGACAAATTTATAAAGCCTTACAATTGCTCGATTACCTTATTAAACACGGTTCAGAAAGATTTATTGATGATACAAGGAATAGTATCAACCTAATCAGGATTTTAGAAACTTTTCACTATATCGATTCTCAAGGAAGAGATCAAGGTATTAATGTCAGAACTAGGGTTAAAGCTTTGATTGAATTATTGAGCGACGATAATAAGATACGtgcagaaagaaaaagggcAAGAGAAACAGCCAGGAAGTACAAGGGCGTTGCTGGAGGATCTGCCTCTGCTGACGGCAGTTTGAATTCCAAGGCGGGTTTCACTTCAACGAAAGTGCACGGTATTAGCGTGAGTGCTGATTTCGATAGTGACAATGAAGACAACGAAGATGGTTCTTTTAGAGGAAATGGATATAACGATAATGGCTCGAGAGCCACATCTGCTCCTGAGCAAGTGAAACAGGAACCAGAAGACTTTGTTGACTTTTTCTCTAATGACTCTTCACAGCCATCGAAAGAACTCATacaagaaaatgacaagaatgcaaatgaagaagagaatgatgatgacgaattttcagaatttcAAAGCGCTGTCCCTGTTACTAACCCTGCCAATTCGTTTGACTTACTAAATACGAATCCAATTGGGGCTGTACCTGCTACCGCTAGTTCGATGTCTTTTTACAACAGCTCGACTACCAATCAAAGTAAAATTACCCCAGCCATCGCCGAACCTAAAAAAGTAGATCCTTTCAGCTCATTGTTTTCAACTGCAAAGGCATCTTCTGAAGCACCTAGTACTCCCAAAGCATCGCAAGCGAACGTCCCCGCCTCTAATCCCGTATCTAATAGCACAACCGCACTAAGTACGGAtcaagatgatgatgacgaatTCGGTGAAATGCATGGTGGAGCTGTCCAACAAGAACCAAATACCACCAATAACGATAAATCTTCGAAAGAAGTCGATTTGCTTTCCTTTTGA
- the VPS70 gene encoding putative zinc metalloprotease (similar to YJR126C): MREEGQQKERTGVKMADPDDNEAEATGLQQYSGETTRDGNEESMNDSFTLTSRHRGRSNTISSIVSGYEIMKEHMDKEKFIYLILASLLLYMGFVAAFAPRTSLSRDFRRFHSSRLTNAEVYRIYLNSLQQENRAKEHVYKYAGHMSNALSDSSTFKYTLDEFLDMGYKPKVEKYYPWIGDPVDTKVALLENGKVVYQASMIEDKIKGDPVSHAKKRQKGFHQYSKNGNVTARYVFCNYGSIGDYKLLLKKNIDIEDKIHIVRSGKIVSGLKVKNAELYGASSVIIYTDPFDDGKVTEKNGFLHYPYGPARNPSYIMRDSVNYFSETPGDPTTPGYPSKDSDTEHMSPVGRVPRIPSVPMSARDVQPILEKLNGRGFQIGPGSNIKDFGSFTGPSSPIDKVHLHNELTYNIKEMSSIEVSIPGIFTEGEIIIGAHRDSLASSSAGDANSGSAILLEIARGMSKLLKHGWKPLRPIKLISWDGERSGLLGSTDYAEAHTAILRRRALVYLNLDNAISGTNFHCKANPLLQDVIYEAAKLTEFNGHEDWSLYHHWKYTSNATISLLDGLSSYTSFQYHLGVPAAHFQFNANDTTGAIYHSNSVFDSPAWLEKFTSSDYKLHNTMAMFVGLTTLMLSENELARFNTHVYLKKIYNWYVAWYSELSSAFPQDYEVNRLAKRVLDLLKVATWEDSIQFDQQNDILYKECREALPVWAFYKKIKSYIKLQRSNSKSKQIDQLFITHRGLKDRGWMKYSLLAPSKLQGSVGEVLPGLHEGLADIDRNEVIQWLTVLLSQFSNVRYLLQ; the protein is encoded by the coding sequence ATGAGAGAGGAAGGCCAACAAAAGGAGAGGACTGGTGTTAAAATGGCAGATCCTGATGACAATGAGGCCGAAGCCACTGGATTACAACAATATAGTGGTGAGACCACTCGTGATGGCAATGAAGAAAGCATGAATGATTCTTTCACATTAACATCTAGGCATAGAGGTAGGAGTAATACAATATCTAGTATTGTTAGTGGTTATGAGATAATGAAAGAACATATGGACAAGGAAAAGTTTATATACTTGATACTAGCGAGTCTACTTCTGTACATGGGATTTGTTGCCGCGTTTGCTCCTAGGACATCATTATCAAGAGACTTTCGGCGGTTTCACTCTTCCAGATTGACGAATGCGGAGGTTTATAGGATATACTTGAACTCGTTGCAACAGGAAAATAGAGCGAAAGAACACGTATACAAGTACGCCGGACACATGAGTAATGCTTTGAGTGATTCTTCGACGTTTAAATACACCTTGGACGAGTTTCTGGATATGGGGTACAAACccaaagttgaaaaatattatcCATGGATAGGCGACCCAGTAGACACTAAGGTAGctcttttggaaaatggTAAAGTGGTCTATCAAGCAAGTATGATCGAGGATAAAATTAAAGGCGATCCCGTTTCTCACGCTaagaaaaggcaaaagGGTTTCCAtcaatattcaaaaaatgggaaTGTAACTGCACGATACGTGTTTTGCAATTATGGTAGCATCGGTGATTATAAGCTccttttaaagaaaaacattgatattgaagacAAAATCCACATCGTACGATCGGGTAAAATAGTATCTGGGTTAAAGGTCAAAAATGCGGAACTTTATGGCGCTTCCAGCgttattatatatacagACCCATTCGACGATGGTAAGgttactgaaaaaaatgggtttTTACATTATCCTTATGGACCAGCAAGAAACCCAAGTTATATCATGAGGGATTCTGTTAATTATTTCAGCGAGACCCCGGGAGATCCGACTACCCCAGGGTACCCTTCCAAGGATTCTGACACTGAACATATGTCACCGGTAGGAAGGGTACCAAGAATACCATCCGTGCCGATGAGTGCCAGAGATGTCCAACcaattttagaaaaattgaacgGCAGGGGTTTTCAAATCGGGCCCGGTAGTAATATAAAAGATTTCGGATCATTTACTGGACCTTCAAGTCCTATCGATAAAGTCCATTTGCATAATGAGCTAACTTACaacatcaaagaaatgagTAGTATAGAAGTTAGTATCCCTGGTATATTCACTGAGGGAGAGATTATTATCGGAGCCCATAGGGATTCGCTAGCTTCGAGTAGCGCCGGTGATGCGAATAGCGGCAGTGCTATTCTTTTAGAAATTGCACGAGGTATGAGTAAATTATTGAAGCATGGTTGGAAACCACTACGCCCTATTAAACTAATAAGTTGGGATGGTGAAAGATCTGGCCTTTTAGGATCCACGGATTATGCAGAAGCTCATACCGCGATTCTCAGGAGAAGGGCCTTAGTGTATCTAAATTTAGATAATGCAATCTCTGGAACAAACTTTCATTGTAAAGCCAACCCACTTCTGCAAGACGTCATATACGAAGCCGCTAAGCTCACAGAATTTAATGGGCATGAAGACTGGTCGTTATACCACCATTGGAAGTACACTTCTAATGCCACCATTTCTCTACTTGATGGGTTGTCTAGTTACACTTCATTTCAATACCATCTTGGAGTACCCGCGGcacattttcaatttaaTGCCAATGATACTACAGGCGCAATCTATCATAGTAACTCTGTATTTGATAGCCCAGCTTGGCTAGAAAAGTTTACCAGTTCTGACTACAAGTTGCACAACACCATGGCCATGTTTGTTGGTTTGACAACGCTGATGCTGAGTGAAAACGAGCTAGCAAGATTTAATACACATGTCTacctgaagaaaatatataacTGGTACGTCGCATGGTACTCAGAGCTATCATCGGCATTTCCTCAGGATTATGAAGTGAACCGCCTAGCAAAAAGGGTTCTAGACTTATTAAAAGTTGCCACTTGGGAGGATAGCATTCAATTTGATCAACAAAATGATATTCTCTATAAAGAGTGTAGAGAAGCTTTACCCGTTTGGgctttttacaaaaaaatcaagagCTATATCAAACTGCAAAGATCCAACAGCAAATCAAAGCAGATCGACCAACTATTTATTACACACAGAGGACTGAAAGACAGGGGATGGATGAAGTACTCCCTTTTAGCACCTAGTAAGCTTCAGGGATCTGTCGGGGAAGTTTTGCCTGGACTTCATGAAGGATTAGCTGATATTGATAGAAACGAGGTCATTCAGTGGCTAACCGTTTTGCTAAGCCAGTTTAGCAACGTTCGGTATTTACTCCAATAA
- the RSF2 gene encoding Rsf2p (Zinc-finger protein~similar to YJR127C): MFVNGNQSNFAKPAGQGILPIPKKSRIIKTDKPRPFLCPTCTRGFVRQEHLKRHQHSHTREKPYLCIFCGRCFARRDLVLRHQQKLHAALVGTGDPGRMTSASNSNSSFAPKRRHSVAADDPSDLHIIKIAGNKETILPTPKNLTGKTPEELKEAVVALAKSNNVELPAPAPIINNKQVKTPPSKAGSLGFKEFKFNAKGVPAHSASSDAVIDRAYTPSSMHKTKRHASFSASSAMTYMSNNNSPHHSITNFELIEDAPHQVGFSTPQMTAKQLMESVSELDLPPLTLDEPPQAIKFNLNLFNNGPSGQPQPQQSSTSSTIVNSNNGSTVATPGVYLLNSGPSLTDLLTMNSAHAGAGGYMSTHQSPFDLGCFSHDKPTTSEFNLPSSFSHTMVSNSTTASNSYSNLANQTYREMSNEQPLLSLSPKNPPTTVSDSSSTVNFNSSTNNLLESSMQTNDKDSNVDPAAIDDKWLSEFINNSDPKSTFKINFNHFNDIGFIYSPPSSRSSIPTKSPPNLSAVSLSPHLNLGLSGSTDLPVTPQNQLKEPSYSDPISHSSHKRRRDSVMMDYDLSNFFSSRQLDISKVLTETEPDNSNVNDDILTLSFSNETDSTETQKQPPVLTPSDLLSPFSVPSVPGVLFTDELRSMMLVDNNIDSEAFPTTSQLNGYVTYYREEFHPFFSFVHLPSIIPNMDSYPLLLSISMVGALYGFHSTHAKVLANVASTQIKRSLKASEKNPETTELWVIQTLVLLTFYGIFNKNTTVIKGMHGQLTTIIRLLKSSRLNLPLESICQPPIKSDHMMEYENSPHMFSKIKEQYNAPDQMNKNYQYFVLAQSRIRTCHAVLLISNLFSSLVGDDCCFHSMDLKCGVPCYKEDLYQCRNAIEWSDLLSQYKITLDSKFSLIELSNGNETYENCLRFLSTGDSFFYGNAKVSLSTCLSLLISIHEKIFIERNNARISNNSYNSNNIELDDIEWKITSRQRIDTMLKYWENLYLKNGGILTPTENSMSTINANPAMRLIIPVYLFAKMRRCLDLAHVIEKIWLKDWSNMNKALEEVCYDMDSLREATEYALNLVDAWTSFFTYIKQGKRKIFNTPVFATTCMFTAILVISEYMKCVEDWARGYNANNPNSVLLDFSDRILWLKAERILRRLQMNLIPKECDVLKSYTDFLRWQDKDALDLSALNEEQAQRAMDPNTDINETIQLIVAASLSSKCLYLGVQILGDAPIWPIILSFAHALQSRAIYSVTKKRNTRI; encoded by the coding sequence ATGTTTGTGAACGGTAATCAATCTAATTTCGCTAAACCCGCTGGTCAAGGTATTCTGCCCATTCCTAAAAAATCTCGAATTATTAAGACTGATAAGCCAAGACCGTTCTTGTGTCCTACATGCACTAGGGGTTTTGTCAGACAGGAGCATTTGAAGAGACATCAGCATTCGCATACCCGTGAGAAACCGTATCTTTGTATCTTTTGCGGCAGGTGTTTTGCTCGTAGAGATCTAGTGCTCAGGCATCAGCAAAAACTTCATGCTGCTCTTGTAGGTACGGGCGATCCCGGGCGAATGACTTCAGCATCAAATTCGAATTCTTCCTTTGCCCCTAAGCGTCGCCATTCCGTGGCTGCAGACGATCCATCCGACCTCCATATCATTAAAATAGCCGGAAACAAAGAAACTATTCTGCCTACCCCAAAGAACCTTACTGGTAAGACACCTGAAGAGTTGAAAGAAGCCGTGGTCGCTCTGGCCAAATCAAATAATGTAGAGCTCCCCGCCCCGGCCCCCATaattaataataaacaaGTAAAAACTCCTCCTAGTAAGGCAGGCTCCCTAGGATTCaaagaattcaaattcaaCGCAAAAGGTGTACCGGCTCACTCTGCATCAAGCGATGCCGTTATCGACAGAGCGTATACTCCCTCTTCCATGCATAAGACGAAAAGACACGCGTCTTTCTCTGCATCCAGTGCGATGACCTATATGTCTAATAACAACAGTCCTCACCATTCCATTACCAATTTCGAGCTAATTGAAGACGCCCCGCATCAAGTCGGTTTTTCCACCCCACAGATGACTGCCAAGCAACTCATGGAAAGTGTCTCCGAACTAGATTTACCTCCATTGACTCTGGACGAACCGCCACAGGCTATCAAGTTTAACTTGAATCTATTCAATAATGGCCCCTCCGGACAGCCACAGCCACAGCAAAGTTCTACCTCTAGTACCATAGTGAACAGCAACAATGGAAGCACAGTTGCTACACCGGGGGTATATCTCTTGAATAGCGGTCCCTCTTTGACAGATCTTCTAACAATGAACTCTGCGCATGCAGGTGCCGGCGGGTACATGTCTACTCATCAGTCGCCATTTGATTTGGGCTGCTTCAGCCATGACAAACCGACAACTTCTGAATTTAACCTTCCTTCAAGCTTCTCGCATACTATGGTGTCAAATTCTACCACGGCTTCTAACAGTTACAGCAATTTGGCGAATCAAACCTATAGAGAAATGAGTAATGAGCAGCCGCTTTTATCCCTGTCTCCAAAAAACCCACCGACAACCGTTTCGGACTCCTCTTCCACGGTCAATTTCAATTCGAGCACCAATAATTTATTGGAATCATCAATGCAGACCAATGATAAGGATAGTAATGTCGATCCAGCTGCCATAGATGACAAGTGGCTATCTGAATTCATTAACAACTCTGATCCAAAATCTACCTTCAAGATCAACTTCAATCATTTCAATGATATCGGGTTTATTTATTCCCCGCCTTCATCAAGATCATCCATACCAACCAAGTCACCTCCAAACCTGTCAGCTGTTTCATTATCACCTCATTTAAACCTAGGCTTGAGTGGAAGCACAGATCTACCAGTTACACCACAAAACCAACTGAAGGAGCCTTCCTATTCTGACCCTATTTCCCACAGCTCTCATAAGAGGCGTCGTGATAGCGTCATGATGGATTACGATCtgtccaatttttttagctCAAGGCAATTAGACATCTCAAAGGTATTAACTGAGACAGAACCAGATAATTCTAATGTGAACGACGATATTCTCACTTTGTCTTTTTCCAATGAAACAGATTCTACTGAAACACAGAAACAGCCACCTGTACTTACTCCTTCGGACTTGTTATCGCCATTTTCTGTTCCTTCAGTTCCAGGGGTACTTTTTACAGATGAACTAAGAAGTATGATGCTAGTGGACAATAATATCGATTCGGAAGCTTTCCCCACAACCAGTCAATTAAACGGTTATGTGACTTACTACAGGGAAGAATTCCatccctttttttcattcgtTCACCTTCCTTCTATCATACCTAATATGGACAGTTATCCCTTGTTATTATCTATTTCCATGGTCGGGGCATTATATGGGTTCCATTCAACGCATGCAAAAGTGTTGGCCAATGTTGCAAGCACCCAGATTAAAAGAAGCTTGAAAGCTAGTGAGAAAAACCCGGAGACAACAGAGTTATGGGTTATACAGACATTAGTGTTGTTAACATTCTACGGCAtctttaataaaaatacaacAGTAATTAAGGGGATGCATGGTCAACTGACAACAATTATTCGCCTCTTGAAGTCTTCTCGTTTGAATTTACCTTTAGAGTCTATATGTCAACCGCCTATTAAGAGTGATCATATGATGGAATACGAGAACAGTCCTCatatgttttcaaaaataaaagagcaATACAACGCACCGGATCAAATGAACAAAAACTACCAATATTTTGTATTGGCACAGTCACGCATCAGAACTTGCCATGCTGTATTACTTATATCTAatctattttcttctctgGTAGGTGATGATTGCTGTTTCCATTCAATGGATTTGAAATGTGGTGTTCCATGCTATAAAGAAGATTTATATCAGTGCCGAAATGCCATTGAATGGTCTGACCTATTATCTCAGTACAAAATAACGTTAGATTCGaaattttcattgattgaATTGTCTAATGGTAATGAAACTTACGAAAATTGCTTGAGGTTTCTTTCTACAGGCGATAGTTTCTTTTACGGGAATGCTAAGGTTTCGTTAAGTACATGTCTATCATTGCTGATATCTATccatgaaaaaatatttattgaaagaaataatgCAAGAATCAGTAATAACAGCTATAACAGCAATAACATTGAGTTAGACGATATTGAGTGGAAGATCACTTCTAGACAACGGATCGATACAATGTTGAAATACTGGGAAAatctttatttgaaaaatggtggCATCTTAACACCCACTGAAAACAGTATGTCAACAATAAACGCCAATCCAGCAATGAGGTTAATAATTCCGGTATATTTGTTTGCCAAAATGAGGCGGTGTTTAGATCTGGCGCACGTTATTGAGAAAATCTGGTTAAAAGATTGGTCCAATATGAATAAGGCTTTGGAGGAAGTTTGCTATGACATGGATTCATTGAGAGAAGCTACCGAATATGCCTTGAATTTGGTGGATGCATGGACTTCATTTTTCACGTACATTAAACAAGGCAAGCgcaaaattttcaacaCTCCAGTATTCGCAACCACATGCATGTTCACTGCCATATTAGTCATTTCGGAATATATGAAATGTGTAGAGGATTGGGCACGCGGATATAATGCAAACAACCCTAACTCAGTATTATTGGATTTTTCGGATCGGATCTTATGGCTAAAAGCAGAAAGGATTTTGAGAAGATTACAAATGAACTTGATACCGAAGGAGTGTGATGTATTGAAGTCGTATACCGATTTTTTAAGATGGCAAGACAAGGATGCCCTAGATTTGTCAGCACTAAATGAAGAACAAGCACAAAGGGCCATGGACCCGAATACCGATATAAACGAAACAATTCAATTGATTGTAGCGGCAAGTCTGTCCTCTAAATGTTTGTATTTGGGTGTTCAAATATTGGGTGATGCGCCAATCTGGCCTATTATATTATCGTTCGCTCATGCTTTGCAATCAAGAGCGATCTATAGCGTTacgaagaaaagaaatactaGAATATAA
- the EFM3 gene encoding protein-lysine N-methyltransferase (S-adenosylmethionine-dependent methyltransferase~similar to YJR129C): MNEDLFYDRLHQRCPRKYLLEELETSEPNVVLHASRFVFEMERVQKTNAYYCKSIIKTLLDNECIFAKALTIINDGEDEIEISDYLYEKYIELLSVGKPNPMMKDVVRYRFDEEVKVKIEETPNLISAASTTGFRTWEAALYMGHFLIHKPLQELALIQGQEKNKKKLNVLEIGAGTGIVSLVLLQRYREFVNKMYVTDGDSDLVETQLKRNFELNDGLRENKPDIKLQKLWWGSDRIPEDIDLVVGADVTYDPTILPDLCKCLAECLAINRCKMCLLSATIRSESTVKLFSQECNKLGLKCIIITSTEFDENNEARMKKALQFKPLIAPIRIYKIMKQ; encoded by the coding sequence ATGAATGAGGATCTTTTCTACGATAGATTGCACCAACGATGTCCCAGAAAGTACCTGTTAGAAGAGTTGGAAACAAGCGAACCTAACGTAGTCCTGCATGCATCAAGgtttgtttttgaaatggAACGGGTGCAAAAGACGAACGCATATTATTGCAAATCCATAATCAAAACGCTCTTAGACAATGAATGTATCTTTGCTAAGGCACTCACAATTATCAATGATGGCGAAGACGAGATCGAGATATCTGATTATCTCTATGAGAAGTACATAGAGCTACTAAGCGTAGGCAAGCCAAATCCGATGATGAAAGACGTCGTAAGATACAGGTTTGACGAGGAGGTAAAGGTCAAAATTGAGGAAACGCCGAATTTGATCAGTGCGGCCAGTACCACAGGTTTCAGAACATGGGAGGCTGCCCTATACATGGGACATTTTCTCATTCATAAGCCGTTGCAAGAGTTGGCACTAATACAAGGACAagagaagaacaagaagaaattgaacgTTCTAGAGATCGGCGCTGGGACAGGCATAGTGAGTCTCGTCCTTTTGCAGAGATATCGCGAGTTCGTGAATAAGATGTACGTGACGGATGGCGATTCAGATCTCGTTGAGACACAGCTGAAAAGGAATTTTGAATTGAACGATGGATTACGTGAGAACAAGCCAGACATCAAGTTACAAAAGCTATGGTGGGGTAGCGACAGAATTCCTGAGGATATAGATTTAGTGGTTGGGGCGGATGTTACATACGACCCAACCATCCTTCCTGATCTGTGCAAGTGCTTGGCCGAATGTCTTGCCATAAACCGGTGTAAAATGTGCCTCCTATCTGCGACAATCAGAAGCGAGTCCACTGTCAAACTGTTTTCTCAAGAGTGCAATAAACTCGGCCTAAAATGTATCATAATTACCAGCACCGAGTTTGACGAGAATAACGAGGCCCGCATGAAGAAAGCCCTACAATTCAAACCTTTGATTGCACCCATACGAATCTACAAGATCATGAAACAATAG